The Vescimonas coprocola genome includes a window with the following:
- a CDS encoding YDG domain-containing protein — protein sequence MHLRSKTVQQLLSVILSVVMVLSMLPMEVLAQETPPVTTPMDLTAITEDTSGDGWSWTQSTKTLTLTGLTLTVSDDSTHALILPDGATIDLADGTTSTLTGGSRSTVYSSGEVKLRGSGSLTVYGRGWRSATLDMFIPGTLTVEYDDPDGGAVLKTDEGTEGAAICANVTLDNGILRATGPDFASADDGSSVGLRGRLTTHGSSVEAQLTARTGYASYGLYFDKQGSGRGDTWTMGLGKVTAAAGHALSRYSYGLYVDYSSVNALELDGTQLTAMGGESDQYGSQGVFAGEEVIVKNGAAVTATGGQVNSSYESVGFNAVSWLTVSGENSKVLGYGGTSVKGDSKGIRCDSRFTLTDGCVFGQGGVSCTSSRNVGVEFKRLIMESGKLEGISGSPDSSYQTWGGQFNAYGLYCTGTAKITGGELIGTANGTDRELDYSAYGFYGSDELTMSGGTLRATTGDTPNASSGTLAALSVVSNKSKTQLSGGTIYARAGVSNDDRSYGMRILGTGSTLTMTNTEDAAQPLSLYVTGRNMALYATALADGSLLPEITASSAYDAEADTLTDGYTFSNKQYRKDGTAALSLSAAACLHSASDDTGLCTKCGKRVYEAVLLTDGAVTQRYAAAGEAFTAAQTEEHQGCTLRLLTDLIDDGQPLVHDPVVTITGGRFTLDLHNHTIAGKTSDDKEGVVTVTGGQLRIENGTLENLCTGNGSKAQALTLLGTDTHVTLANVTAIGATPPNGDTSASVYAPDGARLTIESGEFTGRVAGTYASAPAETPHVSIAGGTFHNGLSYSIHETEANAATLLAILKEGYSLAHADGTPVDLGTEPSFSRFSGTYTLSGEVQVVAHTHNVRSGRPGYCGCGYACPHDGQIPDSYFTLPVCSLCGVSYGTPLKDLRTPTGKIIIDENNWWQDFLNTVTFGLFFPTGARFTIEAADDSVDHAGYDPELYPVTVEYLVTDQRYTSDKMGDLAHQFRPYPGKAVALPDDQTSIVYAKITDWAGNVTYLSTDDLTVDATAPEISSDVAENQIYCQDGLRIAFRDDHLKSVTLNGTEMTYAAEDGWYVLRLSAVSGSQEGQQTLTVTDEAGNGTTVHFQWYAGHGFDDTGLCSHCGLQAEARWNDAFFPHLEDALTSADADEDGARFTAVVMLTNASLPADAFSLDGIRAVLALEGHTLTLSAPMTLEQSSGNLTIRDSTSSGKITGQALTVKGGRLTVEAGCFENTLNLQAYNVTLFGGTFARITSEDAVYPRAALPFRTAYQQADGQLIRRSDITPTLENVAVVSCPHDEIDGITCRICGTKMVAKVAKDDTLRYFAVFEDAAQYAAALEGSAITLLRDALWGSMGLPTGTYTLDLNGKTLSGSNDLMIDASLTICDSQGGGKLWRDGTILVLGGHVAITGGQFNRVYLASDSADLSVTGGTFARIAYSGEDTSRTPLFFPAEGYTFQKADGSYANTGDVVMEENLRYLEDVTVTTPPFTITRYPVDTDLYPTTPVGYRPDFVTEVTFHIPESSPTIEFQWYQVGDPDRIKSYGSAVAWQNPFTIYTFIDGPAQYYGIFSYKGYSVRTDVLTVRELTCDHPGVDADNRCSQCRAEVAASVELNGSTGYYLSLSEALALARTDAYRGCTLTVLRSSTDPISVNSGSFTLTAAQGVMLGGKVTLAKDAAVTLSGGSYTSSASIFGSNRIEGGTFYGAVALQDGSSVSGGSFLGAVTISDTVTVTGGTFTGDVTINHGGKLVASAGTFGSVNVQSGGGGALTGGHFGEITQIDGSPCAALLAEGYAYSDGGIINGYVPIVGGVDVVPHAQHQYVWLNQKLLCGCGHVADEDADAPVITGITDGETYYDDVTFTVTDAHDFTVTVDGQPATAEGSLYTLPADNVSHEIVAVDVAGNRTTVTVSVYRTYTVTPPTGTGFTFTGETTVRHGQDYRFRVDIAPGYSKLPDYSLLVNGQTPGGMGDVDFDECLIPSVEGDLTITVTGVADITPPEAELTIAGNPFRQFLNTVTFGLFFKSTQTVTVTASDLGSGVDTAAWMLSDTVFASQDAITGSWTDLSLTDGSGSFSIQPGQKGYAYLRVTDRAGNITVLNSDGVVVYTDAQADTRQITYVKRSGQDVSFHVALNGNTVTGVQLADGTPLAGFTAAEDGTVTLPAATLQALAAGDYTLYVTYAPLDVAYNARYEASEAPAMTSVALSVQKAEGSVAILDDVSRDYNGQPVETPAITSLGTGALTVEYRAQGGEFTTQAPKAVGSYTVRVTAAADDDYASASAQRNFRITAKSVTIDGVTVEPSKTYDGTTDATIVTGGTLSANFDGNDLRIVTGSAAYDGKNVGTGKTVSFSGFSLEGDAAENYTLASQPAGTTADITVRPVTVEDLHIQDKLYDGTDRAEYDGEPTLGNAVSGDHVALVKGAPSFTSIRTAEDIAIRFTEFSLTGADAGNYALTQPTGITASILPYALTGGEYAVNSNDWINHDFVVTAAEGYLLSLTDTADGVWQQTLRAADETAEGRLTFYVKDLATGAISLQVTEQYRIDRTQPTGEIRVDERTAWQSFLSRITFDLFYREEQTVVITSADETSGVAATEYLLSAEDLDIPALEQETFLPYEKALALAPDGAYVVYARITDRAGNVTCLRSDGMVLDATAPAITGAENGGVYCAAVTLTITDAYPVTVTVNGTPVELTEGRLVLRPAEGTQLVTATDPAGNESRLEITVNDGHTWGDWSSNGDDTHTRTCTISGCGALETESCTGGEATCVDRAVCEVCGGAYGDVDAHRHADLRHVEAKAATTEAPGNIEYWYCAACGKYFADAQASRELRQADTVTEKLPAAPTGDEAPLTLWVIVLAACAGLALLLLVLRRRNSHRTA from the coding sequence ATGCACTTGCGCAGTAAGACCGTGCAGCAGCTCCTGTCGGTGATCCTGTCGGTAGTCATGGTCCTATCCATGCTGCCGATGGAGGTCCTGGCTCAGGAGACGCCGCCGGTGACCACTCCCATGGACCTGACCGCCATCACGGAGGATACCTCCGGCGACGGCTGGTCGTGGACACAAAGCACCAAGACCCTGACCCTCACGGGCCTGACCCTGACGGTCAGCGACGACAGCACCCATGCGCTGATCCTGCCCGACGGGGCCACCATCGATCTGGCCGACGGTACCACCAGCACCCTCACCGGCGGCAGCAGATCCACCGTATACAGCAGCGGCGAGGTGAAGCTGCGCGGCAGCGGCAGCCTGACGGTCTATGGCCGGGGCTGGCGCAGCGCCACGCTGGATATGTTCATCCCCGGCACGCTGACGGTGGAGTATGACGACCCCGACGGCGGTGCCGTGCTCAAGACCGACGAGGGTACCGAGGGCGCAGCCATCTGCGCCAACGTCACGCTGGATAACGGCATCCTCCGGGCCACCGGTCCGGACTTTGCCTCCGCCGACGACGGCAGCAGCGTCGGCCTCCGGGGCCGCCTCACCACCCACGGCAGCTCCGTGGAGGCCCAGCTCACCGCCCGCACCGGCTATGCCAGCTATGGTCTGTACTTCGACAAGCAGGGCAGTGGCCGGGGCGACACCTGGACCATGGGACTGGGCAAGGTGACCGCCGCCGCAGGTCACGCCCTGAGTCGATACAGCTACGGCCTGTACGTGGATTACAGCTCCGTCAATGCGCTGGAGCTGGACGGCACTCAGCTGACGGCCATGGGCGGCGAGAGTGACCAGTACGGCAGCCAGGGCGTGTTCGCCGGCGAGGAGGTCATCGTCAAGAACGGCGCCGCCGTCACCGCCACCGGCGGACAGGTCAACAGCTCCTATGAGAGCGTCGGCTTCAATGCCGTCAGCTGGCTCACCGTGTCCGGAGAGAACTCCAAGGTGCTGGGCTACGGCGGCACCTCCGTCAAGGGCGATTCCAAGGGTATCCGATGCGACAGCCGCTTCACTCTCACCGACGGCTGCGTCTTCGGTCAGGGCGGCGTGTCCTGCACCAGCTCCAGAAATGTGGGCGTCGAGTTCAAGCGTCTCATTATGGAAAGCGGCAAGCTGGAGGGCATCTCCGGCAGCCCCGACTCGTCGTACCAGACCTGGGGCGGCCAGTTTAACGCCTACGGCCTTTACTGCACCGGCACCGCCAAGATCACCGGCGGTGAGCTGATCGGCACCGCCAACGGCACGGACCGGGAACTGGACTACAGCGCCTACGGCTTCTACGGAAGCGATGAGCTGACCATGAGCGGCGGCACCCTCCGGGCCACCACCGGCGACACCCCTAACGCCAGTTCCGGGACACTGGCGGCCCTCAGCGTGGTCTCCAACAAGTCCAAGACCCAGCTCAGCGGCGGCACCATCTACGCCAGAGCCGGTGTCTCCAACGATGACCGCAGCTACGGTATGCGGATCCTCGGCACCGGCTCTACCCTCACCATGACCAATACCGAGGACGCCGCCCAGCCCCTGAGTCTCTACGTCACCGGCCGGAACATGGCCCTTTACGCCACCGCTCTGGCAGACGGCAGCCTCCTGCCGGAGATCACCGCCTCCTCCGCCTACGATGCCGAGGCCGACACCCTCACCGATGGCTACACCTTCTCCAACAAGCAATACCGGAAGGACGGCACGGCAGCCCTGTCCCTGTCCGCAGCCGCCTGCCTCCACAGCGCCAGCGATGATACCGGCCTGTGTACCAAGTGCGGCAAGCGGGTATACGAGGCTGTGCTCCTGACGGACGGTGCCGTCACCCAGCGCTATGCCGCCGCCGGCGAAGCCTTCACCGCCGCCCAGACGGAGGAGCATCAGGGCTGCACCCTGCGGCTGCTGACAGATCTCATCGACGACGGCCAGCCTCTGGTCCACGACCCGGTGGTGACCATCACCGGCGGTCGCTTCACGCTGGACCTCCACAACCACACCATAGCGGGCAAGACCTCCGACGATAAGGAGGGCGTCGTCACCGTCACCGGCGGCCAGCTCCGCATCGAAAACGGCACGCTGGAGAACCTCTGCACCGGCAACGGCAGCAAGGCCCAGGCCCTGACCCTTCTGGGTACCGACACCCATGTGACGCTGGCCAATGTCACCGCCATCGGGGCCACGCCCCCCAACGGCGACACCAGCGCCTCCGTCTATGCCCCCGACGGTGCCCGTCTCACCATCGAAAGCGGCGAGTTCACCGGCCGGGTTGCCGGCACCTACGCCTCTGCTCCGGCGGAGACACCCCACGTCTCCATCGCCGGAGGCACCTTCCACAACGGCCTGTCCTACTCCATCCACGAGACGGAGGCCAACGCCGCCACCCTTCTGGCCATTCTGAAGGAGGGCTATTCGCTGGCCCACGCCGACGGCACGCCGGTGGATCTGGGTACCGAGCCCTCCTTCAGCCGCTTCTCCGGCACCTATACGCTCAGCGGCGAGGTGCAGGTGGTGGCCCACACCCACAACGTCCGCAGCGGACGGCCGGGCTACTGCGGCTGCGGCTATGCCTGCCCCCACGACGGCCAGATACCGGACAGCTACTTTACGCTGCCGGTTTGCTCCCTGTGCGGCGTCTCCTACGGCACTCCCCTCAAGGACCTGCGCACGCCCACCGGCAAGATCATCATCGATGAAAACAACTGGTGGCAGGACTTCCTGAACACCGTCACCTTCGGCCTGTTCTTCCCCACCGGCGCCCGGTTCACCATCGAGGCTGCCGATGACAGCGTTGACCACGCCGGCTATGACCCCGAGCTCTACCCCGTGACGGTGGAGTATCTGGTGACGGATCAGCGCTATACCTCCGACAAGATGGGCGATCTTGCCCATCAGTTCCGGCCCTATCCCGGCAAGGCCGTGGCCCTGCCGGACGATCAGACCAGCATCGTCTATGCCAAGATCACCGACTGGGCGGGCAATGTCACCTACCTCAGCACCGATGACCTGACGGTGGACGCCACCGCCCCGGAGATCTCCTCCGATGTGGCCGAGAACCAAATTTACTGCCAGGACGGTCTCCGCATCGCCTTCCGGGATGACCATCTCAAGAGCGTCACCCTCAACGGCACGGAGATGACCTACGCCGCCGAGGACGGCTGGTATGTTCTCCGCCTCAGCGCCGTCTCCGGCTCTCAGGAGGGACAGCAGACCCTGACCGTCACCGACGAGGCCGGCAACGGCACCACCGTTCACTTCCAGTGGTACGCCGGTCACGGCTTTGACGATACCGGCCTGTGCAGTCACTGCGGCCTTCAGGCAGAGGCCCGGTGGAACGACGCCTTCTTTCCGCATCTGGAGGATGCGCTGACCTCCGCCGATGCCGACGAGGACGGCGCCCGTTTCACGGCGGTGGTCATGCTGACCAATGCCTCTCTGCCTGCCGATGCCTTCTCTCTGGACGGCATAAGAGCCGTGCTGGCGCTGGAGGGCCACACCCTGACCCTGTCGGCTCCCATGACGCTGGAGCAGAGCTCCGGCAACCTCACCATCCGTGACAGCACCAGCTCCGGCAAGATCACCGGTCAGGCACTGACGGTAAAGGGCGGCCGCCTGACGGTGGAGGCCGGCTGCTTTGAAAACACGCTGAACCTTCAGGCCTACAACGTGACCCTCTTCGGCGGCACCTTCGCCCGCATTACGTCGGAGGATGCCGTATATCCCCGTGCGGCTCTGCCCTTCCGCACTGCCTATCAGCAGGCGGACGGCCAGCTGATCCGCCGCAGTGACATCACGCCCACGCTGGAAAATGTCGCCGTGGTCTCCTGCCCCCACGATGAGATCGACGGCATCACCTGCCGCATCTGCGGCACCAAGATGGTGGCCAAGGTGGCTAAGGATGATACCCTCCGCTACTTCGCCGTCTTTGAGGACGCTGCCCAGTATGCCGCAGCGCTGGAGGGCTCCGCCATCACCCTGCTGAGGGATGCCCTCTGGGGCAGCATGGGCCTCCCCACCGGCACCTATACGCTGGATCTCAACGGCAAGACCCTCTCCGGCTCCAACGACCTGATGATCGACGCCAGTCTCACCATCTGCGACAGTCAGGGTGGCGGTAAGCTGTGGCGGGACGGCACCATTTTGGTGCTGGGCGGCCATGTCGCCATCACCGGCGGCCAGTTCAACCGGGTGTATCTGGCCTCCGACAGCGCTGATCTGTCCGTCACCGGCGGCACCTTCGCCCGCATCGCTTACAGCGGCGAGGATACCTCCCGCACGCCTCTGTTCTTCCCGGCGGAGGGCTATACCTTCCAAAAGGCCGACGGCAGCTACGCCAATACCGGTGACGTGGTCATGGAGGAAAATCTCCGCTATCTGGAGGACGTCACCGTCACCACACCTCCCTTCACCATCACCCGTTACCCTGTGGACACGGACCTCTATCCCACCACCCCCGTCGGCTATCGGCCGGACTTCGTCACGGAGGTCACCTTCCACATCCCCGAGAGCAGCCCCACCATCGAGTTCCAGTGGTATCAGGTGGGCGATCCCGACCGGATCAAGAGCTACGGCAGTGCAGTGGCCTGGCAGAACCCCTTCACCATCTACACCTTCATCGACGGGCCGGCCCAGTACTACGGCATCTTCTCCTACAAGGGCTATTCCGTCCGCACCGACGTTCTGACAGTACGGGAGCTGACCTGTGACCACCCCGGCGTGGATGCCGACAATCGGTGCAGCCAGTGCCGTGCGGAGGTAGCCGCCTCCGTGGAGCTGAACGGCTCCACCGGCTACTATCTGTCCCTGTCGGAGGCTCTGGCGTTGGCCCGGACCGATGCCTACCGTGGCTGCACCCTCACGGTTCTCCGCAGCAGCACCGATCCCATCTCCGTCAATAGCGGCTCCTTCACGCTGACGGCGGCGCAGGGCGTGATGCTGGGCGGCAAGGTGACGCTGGCCAAGGATGCCGCCGTCACCCTCTCCGGCGGCAGCTACACCAGCTCCGCCAGCATCTTCGGGTCCAACCGCATCGAAGGCGGCACCTTCTACGGTGCCGTGGCCTTGCAGGACGGCTCCTCCGTCTCCGGCGGCAGCTTCCTCGGTGCCGTCACCATCTCCGACACCGTGACCGTCACCGGCGGTACCTTCACCGGTGATGTCACCATCAACCATGGCGGCAAGCTGGTCGCCAGCGCCGGCACCTTCGGCAGCGTCAACGTCCAGTCCGGCGGAGGCGGCGCTCTCACCGGCGGCCACTTCGGCGAGATCACGCAGATCGATGGCAGCCCCTGCGCCGCCCTTCTGGCGGAGGGCTACGCCTATTCCGACGGCGGCATCATCAACGGCTATGTCCCCATCGTCGGTGGCGTGGACGTGGTTCCCCATGCCCAGCACCAGTACGTCTGGCTGAACCAGAAGCTGCTGTGCGGCTGCGGCCATGTGGCAGATGAGGACGCCGACGCCCCGGTCATCACCGGCATCACCGACGGTGAGACCTATTACGACGACGTGACCTTCACCGTCACCGACGCCCATGACTTCACCGTCACGGTGGACGGCCAGCCCGCCACCGCCGAGGGCAGCCTGTACACCCTCCCTGCCGACAACGTCTCCCACGAGATCGTGGCCGTAGACGTGGCCGGCAACCGCACCACTGTCACGGTGTCGGTGTATCGGACCTATACCGTGACACCGCCCACCGGCACAGGCTTCACCTTCACCGGCGAGACCACCGTCCGCCACGGGCAGGATTACCGGTTCCGGGTGGATATCGCCCCCGGCTACTCCAAGCTGCCGGATTACTCCCTGCTGGTCAACGGCCAGACCCCCGGCGGCATGGGCGATGTGGACTTCGACGAGTGCCTGATCCCCAGCGTGGAGGGCGACCTGACCATCACCGTCACCGGCGTGGCGGATATCACCCCGCCGGAGGCGGAGCTGACCATCGCCGGGAATCCCTTCCGCCAGTTCCTGAACACCGTCACCTTCGGCCTGTTCTTCAAGAGCACCCAGACCGTGACGGTAACGGCCTCCGACCTGGGCAGCGGCGTGGACACGGCGGCATGGATGCTGTCTGACACCGTCTTTGCCAGTCAGGACGCCATCACCGGCAGCTGGACGGACCTATCCCTCACCGACGGCAGCGGCAGCTTCTCCATCCAGCCCGGCCAGAAGGGCTATGCGTACCTGCGGGTCACGGACCGGGCCGGGAACATCACCGTTCTGAACTCCGACGGCGTGGTGGTCTACACCGACGCTCAGGCGGATACCCGGCAGATCACCTATGTTAAGCGCAGCGGACAGGATGTCTCCTTCCACGTCGCCCTCAACGGCAACACCGTCACCGGCGTGCAGCTGGCGGACGGCACGCCTCTGGCGGGCTTCACCGCCGCCGAGGACGGCACCGTGACCCTGCCTGCCGCCACGCTGCAGGCGCTGGCCGCCGGGGACTACACCCTGTACGTCACCTACGCCCCCTTGGACGTGGCCTACAACGCCCGCTACGAGGCCAGCGAGGCACCGGCCATGACCTCCGTGGCCCTGTCCGTCCAGAAGGCCGAAGGCAGCGTCGCCATTCTGGATGACGTGAGCCGTGACTACAACGGCCAGCCGGTGGAAACTCCCGCCATCACCTCTCTCGGAACCGGCGCTCTCACGGTGGAATACCGGGCGCAGGGCGGCGAGTTCACCACGCAGGCCCCCAAGGCTGTGGGCAGCTACACCGTCCGGGTCACGGCGGCGGCCGACGACGATTACGCCTCCGCCAGCGCCCAGCGGAACTTCCGCATCACCGCCAAGAGTGTCACCATCGACGGCGTCACCGTGGAGCCCTCCAAGACCTATGACGGCACCACCGACGCCACCATCGTGACGGGCGGCACCCTCAGCGCCAACTTCGACGGCAATGACCTCCGCATCGTCACCGGCTCTGCCGCCTACGACGGCAAGAACGTCGGCACCGGCAAGACCGTCTCCTTCTCCGGCTTCTCGCTGGAGGGCGACGCCGCCGAAAACTACACCCTGGCTTCCCAGCCTGCCGGCACCACGGCGGACATCACCGTCCGGCCGGTAACGGTGGAGGACCTGCACATTCAGGATAAGCTCTACGACGGCACGGATCGGGCGGAGTACGACGGTGAGCCCACTCTGGGCAACGCCGTGTCCGGCGACCATGTGGCGCTGGTGAAGGGGGCTCCCTCCTTCACCTCCATCCGGACGGCAGAGGACATCGCCATTCGTTTCACCGAGTTCTCCCTCACCGGCGCTGACGCCGGGAACTACGCCCTGACCCAGCCCACCGGCATTACTGCCTCCATCCTCCCCTACGCCCTCACCGGCGGCGAGTATGCCGTCAACTCCAACGACTGGATCAACCACGACTTCGTGGTGACGGCGGCGGAGGGCTATCTCCTGTCCCTGACGGACACCGCCGACGGCGTGTGGCAGCAGACCCTGCGGGCCGCCGACGAGACGGCGGAGGGCCGGCTGACCTTCTATGTGAAGGATCTGGCCACCGGTGCCATCTCCCTTCAGGTGACGGAGCAGTACCGCATCGACCGCACCCAGCCCACCGGCGAGATCCGGGTGGACGAGCGGACGGCCTGGCAGTCCTTCCTGTCCAGGATCACCTTCGACCTCTTCTATCGGGAGGAGCAGACTGTGGTCATCACCTCTGCCGACGAGACCAGCGGCGTGGCGGCCACGGAGTATCTGCTGAGCGCCGAGGATCTGGACATCCCGGCGCTGGAGCAGGAGACCTTCCTGCCCTATGAAAAGGCGCTGGCGCTGGCTCCGGACGGCGCGTATGTGGTCTATGCCCGCATCACCGACCGGGCGGGCAACGTCACCTGCCTCCGCTCCGACGGCATGGTGCTGGACGCCACGGCCCCCGCCATCACCGGGGCTGAAAACGGCGGCGTGTACTGCGCCGCAGTGACCCTGACCATCACCGACGCATACCCCGTCACCGTCACCGTAAACGGCACTCCCGTGGAGCTGACAGAGGGCCGGCTGGTGCTCCGGCCCGCCGAGGGGACGCAGCTGGTGACGGCCACTGATCCCGCCGGCAACGAGTCCCGGCTGGAGATCACCGTCAACGACGGCCATACCTGGGGCGACTGGAGCTCCAACGGCGACGACACCCACACCCGCACCTGCACCATCTCCGGCTGCGGCGCTCTGGAGACCGAGAGCTGCACCGGCGGCGAGGCCACCTGCGTGGACCGGGCCGTGTGTGAGGTCTGCGGCGGGGCCTACGGCGACGTGGACGCCCATCGTCACGCCGATCTGCGCCATGTGGAGGCCAAGGCCGCCACCACGGAGGCCCCCGGCAACATCGAGTACTGGTACTGCGCCGCCTGCGGCAAGTATTTTGCCGACGCTCAGGCCAGCCGTGAGCTCCGGCAGGCGGACACCGTCACCGAGAAGCTGCCCGCCGCCCCCACCGGGGACGAGGCACCCCTGACGCTGTGGGTGATCGTGCTGGCAGCCTGCGCCGGTCTGGCGCTCCTGCTGCTGGTGCTCCGGCGGAGAAACAGCCACCGCACCGCATAA
- a CDS encoding NUDIX hydrolase, whose protein sequence is MVEVKFYDNVADEFLKFAVIISKTDNKWVFCKHKERETYEIPGGHREPGESILETAKRELQEETGAVDFRIEPICVYSVKGKTRVNENIDDETFGMLFIADINSFEELHSEIEKILISDKLVENWTYPLIQPILIEEAKKEALYK, encoded by the coding sequence ATGGTAGAAGTAAAATTTTATGACAATGTCGCAGATGAATTTTTGAAGTTTGCAGTGATAATATCCAAAACAGATAACAAGTGGGTATTCTGTAAACACAAAGAAAGAGAGACTTATGAAATACCAGGAGGTCACAGAGAACCTGGAGAAAGTATTTTAGAAACAGCTAAAAGAGAATTACAAGAAGAAACAGGAGCAGTTGATTTTAGAATTGAACCAATATGTGTGTATTCTGTTAAAGGAAAGACACGAGTAAATGAAAATATTGATGATGAAACTTTCGGAATGTTATTTATTGCAGACATTAACTCATTTGAGGAATTACATAGTGAGATTGAGAAGATATTGATTTCAGATAAGTTAGTTGAAAATTGGACATATCCTTTAATTCAACC